The following are from one region of the Quercus robur chromosome 1, dhQueRobu3.1, whole genome shotgun sequence genome:
- the LOC126724272 gene encoding germin-like protein subfamily 1 member 7: protein MIKGVTYLITVALLVLASSLVSAYDPSPLQDFCVAINNTNSAVFVNGKFCKDPATVTADDFFFSGLNIPANTANKVGFNVTLVNVDMLPGLNTLGISLARLDFAPYGLVPPHTHPRASEILVVAEGTLLVGFVTSNPNKLFTKVLNKGDVFTFPIGLIHFQFNIGQTNAVAFAGLNSQNPGVITIANAVFGSNPPINSDVLIKAFQVDKNVVDYLQKQF from the exons atgaTTAAAGGTGTTACTTACCTTATAACTGTGGCCCTTTTGGTTTTGGCATCCTCTCTTGTTTCTGCCTATGACCCTAGTCCTCTGCAAGACTTTTGTGTCGCAATCAACAACACCAATTCTGCTG TATTTGTGAAcggaaaattttgtaaggatccAGCAACTGTCACAGCCGATGATTTTTTCTTCTCCGGACTCAATATTCCTGCAAACACTGCAAATAAAGTTGGCTTCAATGTCACTCTTGTGAATGTCGATATGCTACCAGGTTTGAACACTCTAGGCATATCTTTGGCCCGTCTTGACTTTGCACCATATGGCTTGGTTCCTCCACACACTCACCCTCGTGCCTCTGAGATTCTAGTAGTTGCAGAGGGTACTCTCTTAGTTGGATTTGTCACATCCAACCCAAACAAACTCTTCACCAAAGTTTTAAACAAGGGAGACGTCTTTACATTCCCAATTGGTCTCATTCACTTCCAATTCAACATAGGGCAGACCAATGCTGTTGCTTTTGCTGGTCTCAATAGCCAAAATCCCGGGGTGATCACCATTGCAAACGCAGTCTTTGGATCTAATCCTCCCATCAATTCAGATGTTCTCATCAAAGCCTTCCAAGTTGACAAGAATGTAGTTGATTATCTTCAGAAACAATTCTAG